From one Brachypodium distachyon strain Bd21 chromosome 4, Brachypodium_distachyon_v3.0, whole genome shotgun sequence genomic stretch:
- the LOC112272544 gene encoding uncharacterized protein LOC112272544 → MNQHQNRGTNKQGKGLMHVSKKPVEQREGLAVKICYRCELPGHGIKECKTVLFCVVCGKETHMVTKCVMHTQAKPVAQLVGSAADGFQIFVAPVTKKATVESKDAMALVSVHFGEISAEQMVNAFNRMFQWGWAWSAKPFAPGSFLMRFPSVQKIDEINQFNDFCLVGERAEVMVSRWSPENFAQFKLTSVWVKVSGLPDSLLNYQGFCMAGSILGTVQEVDMITYRKMDVIRVRVGVMDHRKIPEWGPLTVDLFIYRVYFQLEQVVELGGPMISGLLVKRASEQHPTEAEQRAGRELKRQRSTQENQMSQEGGKDNTAVGDVTNDKFSDMEEDGLLSSQPDLNGLALTSHQAGKLDGHALDQHSRGSESAIDMINSKFATAAEKIDNLECSEDESEPQSPTQFARDCGLGTQAINEMNSMDYNVESPEHIIPICTPEGQKGDNVTPMKNYAATVMSGQEGRWEAACSSQGWKG, encoded by the coding sequence ATGAATCAACATCAAAATCGTGGAACAAATAAACAGGGAAAAGGTCTGATGCATGTGTCAAAAAAACCTGTTGAGCAAAGGGAGGGGTTGGCAGTGAAGATATGCTACAGGTGTGAATTACCTGGACATGGTATCAAAGAGTGCAAGACTGTTTTATTCTGTGTGGTATGTGGAAAGGAAACTCATATGGTTACTAAGTGTGTGATGCATACGCAAGCTAAACCTGTTGCTCAACTAGTTGGGAGTGCAGCTGATgggtttcaaatttttgttgCTCCAGTTACTAAGAAGGCAACTGTTGAATCTAAAGATGCTATGGCTTTAGTTAGTGTACACTTTGGGGAGATCTCTGCAGAGCAGATGGTTAATGCCTTCAATAGAATGTTTCAGTGGGGTTGGGCATGGTCAGCCAAACCTTTTGCCCCCGGCAGTTTCCTTATGAGGTTTCCTTCAGTTCAGAAGATAGATGAGATTAACCAGTTTAATGATTTCTGTCTGGTTGGTGAAAGAGCTGAAGTGATGGTGTCTCGATGGTCTCCTGAAAATTTTGCTCAATTCAAATTGACTTCTGTTTGGGTGAAGGTTTCTGGTTTACCTGATTCTCTGCTTAATTATCAAGGGTTCTGTATGGCTGGGTCTATTCTGGGAACTGTGCAAGAAGTTGATATGATAACCTACAGGAAAATGGATGTTATCAGAGTGAGAGTTGGGGTCATGGATCATAGGAAAATTCCTGAATGGGGGCCTTTGACAGTAGATCTTTTTATATACAGAGTTTACTTTCAGCTTGAGCAGGTGGTGGAGCTGGGAGGGCCTATGATTAGTGGCTTGCTGGTGAAAAGGGCTTCTGAACAGCATCCTACAGAGGCTGAGCAACGAGCTGGTAGGGAATTAAAGAGGCAAAGAAGTACTCAAGAAAATCAGATGAGTCAAGAGGGTGGGAAAGACAATACTGCTGTAGGAGATGTCaccaatgacaagttttcaGATATGGAGGAAGATGGTCTTCTATCTAGTCAACCTGATCTTAATGGTTTAGCTCTAACTAGTCACCAGGCTGGGAAGTTAGATGGTCATGCTTTGGATCAACATAGTAGGGGAAGTGAGTCTGCTATTGATATGATCAACAGTAAGTTTGCTACAGCTGCAGAGAAGATTGATAATCTAGAATGTTCTGAGGATGAATCTGAGCCACAAAGCCCTACCCAATTTGCTAGAGATTGTGGTTTGGGGACTCAAGCTATTAATGAGATGAATAGTATGGATTATAATGTGGAATCTCCTGAGCATATAATCCCCATTTGCACTCCAGAAGGGCAAAAGGGTGATAATGTTACTCCAATGAAGAATTATGCTGCTACAGTTATGAGTGGTCAGGAGGGGCGCTGGGAAGCAGCTTGCTCTAGTCAAGGATGGAAAGGCTAA